Genomic DNA from Theobroma cacao cultivar B97-61/B2 chromosome 3, Criollo_cocoa_genome_V2, whole genome shotgun sequence:
aaaaatgtcatataatcatattatcaTGATAAATTAGTATGTCATATCATCATagttatgatatattaatatgtcatatcatcattaattatgatCTTTTAGTGTATCACGTTAGTGTCATGCGGCATAAAATGACATATTACATTTTGACTGAATTAATTATTagtcataaaaatttatttaattcaaaataaaagtataagagtATAAGAGtttgatttaataataaaagtatatggATTTATGTgaatttaagagttttttttatattatgccTTCGACAAAAAAAACCTGAGtccaaaatttatattaataattatcatTATCCTTAGGAGgaccaaaatataaaatttcagTTTCTCCTATCTTTGTATTTCGTACGTTaagtaaagaaaagaaacattcAATAACAAATTATCCTAAAAAAGagagaacaaaaaaacaataaagtgGTAGAAGTATTTCTGTATTGTTGGATGATGAAAACAATATATTGCAGTACTAGTTCtactgtttctttttttttttccaaaaaaaaagattgaagcTAGGACATGGGCTGTACATTAAAAAGCCGAAATTAGTACTCCTACTAGAGGTAAATTAAGCGGTCTGATGTTGATCCAAACCTACTAGAGGGATATTAAGAGGTCTGATGTTGACCCAAACCTACTGGTTGATCCAAACGGCTGAGCTCAACCGCAATCACCATTCACCACTGCCCATCATTCTCCTCTTTCCACATCTCAACCCAATTGCGTTGAGCTTCTTCCAATCCCATAATAGAACCCCTCCTCTCTGGGTCCCAACTCGCAGACAAAGTGCCGTAAGCGATCCCAAGAGTTGATGCCCCGAAAGTTATGAATGTAGTCAAGAATGGCAGCCATAGTGGCACATCCCACAAATTTTGGTCTTTAGCGACACCGAAAAGGTGCAGTAACGCGAGACCCGTGGCCAAAGGAACTCCCACAGAGACCAAAATTCTTGCTATTATCCTATCAAACACTACCTGGGGAACTGGCTCGTCATCGTTGTTATTGTTGTTGTTGGAGTCTTCATTGGCACCCTTTTTTTTCACGGAAGCTGGTGGTGTGCTTGCAAAGCCTTTGGCATTGGCCTGCAGTTTCCACGTTGATGAGGATTGGATTTGGTTCTGGCTTTTGA
This window encodes:
- the LOC18605641 gene encoding uncharacterized protein PAM68-like, with the translated sequence MKTLLSLEAQQFYLPKPSLWGPRTPTILPTIIKSQNQIQSSSTWKLQANAKGFASTPPASVKKKGANEDSNNNNNNDDEPVPQVVFDRIIARILVSVGVPLATGLALLHLFGVAKDQNLWDVPLWLPFLTTFITFGASTLGIAYGTLSASWDPERRGSIMGLEEAQRNWVEMWKEENDGQW